Below is a genomic region from Cynocephalus volans isolate mCynVol1 chromosome 14, mCynVol1.pri, whole genome shotgun sequence.
agagggcagcactggtttgggggtgggcttctctggtcctaccttttcagttcacacagtaaggaaggccaggcctgtcctgggcagtgtgatcagcaagtgtccaagctgacgtatgaaacatgggtgtgtcatcggttggggtgcatcttgaccgccatgctcgctttgggatgaaaggaacaggctttatgtcccggctttgtcactttctagcctgtgacttgggcaaacccttttacttttctgggtctcactgtcatcatccatagagtgagataaagacaccttcctcccaagtccaccgtgaagactcaaaacgctcagcgcgtccctgctcctggaagtgtgctgggagccaaaggagcagggctgtcctggccttgaaaggccgaggggctcctggggagctgtgccctgacctgaggcttgccccccctttccccagggggcagggtgggctgggagtttgggccagacacctgggcagctgcctcccctctggaacagtcctcattttattcccctggagtcctgaaagttggaactaactggctggctaaaaaaaaaaaggcaacgggcgagcaagtgctttgtgcctgctgcaaggcagggtgtgtctcagggatctgtttcatGGGAACCAgtggcacaggctggctcctatgggcaccaaaaagagaaacttggcagaggtttcaggcacctgaagtgggattcatgccagggatacaaggatggttcaacatatgaaagtcaataaaggtgatacaataaatgtaacggtcatgtggccagtatgaatctggccatcacagcttgggcatgaacggtgacaatcagccttgcatcccgtgaatattcataaccaataaaattgggggaaaaaaagaataaatgggtacaggagatcttattggtgtggtgaaaatgttctaaaactgatttgtggtgatggctgcacaacttgatgaacttactagaactcgttgaattgcatacctgaaatgggtggattacaaggtatctaaaatattcctcaataaagtgttttttaaacaaagagcatttcactgacatccagcagatcccgaaatacaacacacttgtgccactaaatagctaaacagccctggacaagtagtgcacttactgtagacctttgcttcattacctataaagaaagcgttgggccagctgaagcccagagtgtctcaggcctcttcccattgccacattctatggctattttggcaaagttagtccaaaggaaacacttttgttccttggcagatatctaaggaaggatgctcctctgaaagaaattaaaatcgcaaaatttccttttaaaaaattgccaaaggaaaagttgatctcctagaagtagcagactagtggtcactagaggctgggaagggtagggcgaggaggggaaaggcagaggttacagatacaaagttgcagctggacaggaggaactctttgtactgatctacagctttgtaaggtggctagagtcagcacgcatttattagatcatttcaaatagctaaaagagaggattttgaattttcccagcacaaagaaatgacaaatatttgagtgatgagtatggtgattacccagatttcatcattataaacatggattcaaatccagcggtggcccggccaaaaccaagccgaggtgggggtggctaggacagcgtgtgtcacaggctcccacggggcaggctccggaaccgcgtggcggaagtgacgtcacaaaggggcctggttaccatggtgtgcgtgggggacgcctgaggccggtgggcgccagtgctccccggctcccctccaggccggctgcgctgtgtctgctgctgtcgccggggctggttcgcgttcccgacagaacgcagagctgtctcagctgctggtggtggcccggccgggccgtggctactgtggccacagccggagcagcctcggcgccatggaggtgcccggggctgcccctcagccgtacttggggctggtcctgggaaagctgtgcaggactgtggcagcattgcctgaagacctgagaccgggccctgcttttccgtgggaactggtgacatgtgcggctcttactggattgttgattctcttgtttttgtggagaagtgttcgatcggtgagaagccggctttatgtaagaagagagaaaaagcttgctgaaaagctttctggactaattgaagaaaaatgtaaactacttgacaaactttgcgttgttcaagaggagtatgaaggcttggagtcagctgtgaaggatgccagctttgagaaggggtcaacagaagcacaaagcttggaggcaacctatgaaaagctgagcagctccaaatctaaacttgaggatgaaatagtctttctagccaaagaattaaaggaacagaaatctaaacattgtgagcaagatgaattgatggcagatatttcaaaaaggatacagtccctagaagatgaatcgaaatccatccagtcacaagtagctgaagccaaactaatctgcaaaatatttcaaatgaatgaagaacgtctgaaggtggcaataaaagacgccttgaatgaaaattcccaacttcaggaaagccagaaacagcttttacaggaagcggaagtattgaaagaacaagtgagtgaacttaataaacagaaaataatatttgaaaactccaaggtccaggcagaacgagttctgagtgataaagaaaatcacatccagtctctggctgaacgcttgctcaagatgacagactgggctgctgtgcttggagaagacatgatggctgatgacttggaattggagatgaagagtgaatcacaaaagggtgctcgcttagatgatctgccaaaaggagctttgaagaaactgattcacgctgctaagttaaatgcttctttcaaaaccctagaaggagaaagaaaccaaatttacactgagttgtctgaagtagataaaacaaaggaagagcttattgagcatattacaaatctccagactgaacaagcatctttacagtcagaaaacacacagttggaaagtgaaaatcagaagcttcagcagaaacttaaagtaatgactgaactgtatcaagaaaatggaatgaatctccacaggaagttaatagcagaggaaaaggaccggttagagaaggaggagaaactttccaaagtagaagagaaggtgagccatgcagctgaggaactggagacctacagaaggagagccagagatgcggaagaagaattggagagaaccgttcgttcttatcaagggcagatgacttcctatgagaaagaagcgcatggcagctgggtggcagctgagactgctgaaagacacctcaggtatttaaggaaagtaaatgtttccaagagacaaaaattagctgaaagagagtttaaatttgaacttttcaagaAAGATCCttatgtagttgatgttccaaagacagcatttggcggagagcattccccatgtggtgcctcaccagtgggtcgaccttcatccgaaacgagagcttttctctctccactcagactcgcacctttgactccagggcgaggaggaggaagaggctcaagaggcccagagaatactctggatcaccagatgaccaatgaaagaggagaatcgggctgtgatagggtaaccgattctcatggagcaccttctgggttcctgtcacctccgtgggaacagcaccggaggatgaggattcctccaccaggccacccatgttctgatccagctcttcttccacgaaggcaagacggatttgatcctgatcctggtggaccgtctggcccagcagaactcagaagtttcaatctgccttctttggataaagtggatgggccaaagccttcacaaatggaatccagcagaaatgaaaccaaagacgaccttggtaatgtaaatgtgcctcattcatctgtgcctgctgaaagggaagcaagtggccctggctttgctcctccaccttttcctgcaatcagaggtccattgtttccagtggataggaggggtccattcatgagaagagaacctccttttcctccacctcctccagggagcatgtatggagctcctcaaaattattatctaccaagggatttccctgtgcagccaccacctccatctcggttcctgtcacctccgtgggaacaacaccgaaggatgatgattcctccaccaggccacccatgttctgatccagctcttcttccacaaaggcaagacggatttgatcctgatcctggtggaccgtctggcccagcagaactcagaagtttgaatctgccttctttggataaagtggatgggccaaagccctcacaaatggaatccagcagaaatgaaaccaaagacgaccttggtaatgtaaatgtgcctcattcatctgtgcctgctgaaagggaagcaagtggccctggctttgctcctccaccttttcctgcaatcagaggtccattgtttccagtggataggaggggtccattcatgagaagagaacctccttttcctccacctcctccagggagcatgtatggagctcctcaaaattattatctaccaagggatttccctgtgcagccaccacctccatctgggttcctgtcacctccgtgggaacaacaccggaggatgatgattcctccaccaggccacccatgttctgatccagctcttcttccacaaaggcaagacatATTTGATCcagatcctggtggaccgtctggaccagcagaactcagaagtttgaatctgccttctttggataaagtggatgggccaaagccctcacaaatggaatccagtagaaatgaaaccaaagacgatcttggtaatgtaaatgtgcctcattcatctgtgcctgctgaaagggaagcaagtggccctggctttgctcctccaccttttcctgcaatcagaggtccattgtttccagtggataggaggggtccattcatgagaagagaacctccttttcctccccctcctccagaaagcatgtatggagctcctcaaaattattttctaccaagggatttctctgtccagccaccacctccatttgcaatgagaaatgtctattcactgaggggatttcctccttatgttcctctaggagctggattttcacctccacccccacattctgaaagtaggggtgagttcccttcagggtcgattccgtgctcaaatgagcctgctcctgaaatccagaagcacagcaagaaacctgatgatatttttggtctctcttcatagagttttgacttatctttcattttcattttaagtaactactttttttgctcaaattgaagcttaatgg
It encodes:
- the LOC134362432 gene encoding melanoma inhibitory activity protein 2-like; translation: MEVPGAAPQPYLGLVLGKLCRTVAALPEDLRPGPAFPWELVTCAALTGLLILLFLWRSVRSVRSRLYVRREKKLAEKLSGLIEEKCKLLDKLCVVQEEYEGLESAVKDASFEKGSTEAQSLEATYEKLSSSKSKLEDEIVFLAKELKEQKSKHCEQDELMADISKRIQSLEDESKSIQSQVAEAKLICKIFQMNEERLKVAIKDALNENSQLQESQKQLLQEAEVLKEQVSELNKQKIIFENSKVQAERVLSDKENHIQSLAERLLKMTDWAAVLGEDMMADDLELEMKSESQKGARLDDLPKGALKKLIHAAKLNASFKTLEGERNQIYTELSEVDKTKEELIEHITNLQTEQASLQSENTQLESENQKLQQKLKVMTELYQENGMNLHRKLIAEEKDRLEKEEKLSKVEEKVSHAAEELETYRRRARDAEEELERTVRSYQGQMTSYEKEAHGSWVAAETAERHLRYLRKVNVSKRQKLAEREFKFELFKKDPYVVDVPKTAFGGEHSPCGASPVGRPSSETRAFLSPLRLAPLTPGRGGGRGSRGPENTLDHQMTNERGESGCDRVTDSHGAPSGFLSPPWEQHRRMRIPPPGHPCSDPALLPRRQDGFDPDPGGPSGPAELRSFNLPSLDKVDGPKPSQMESSRNETKDDLGNVNVPHSSVPAEREASGPGFAPPPFPAIRGPLFPVDRRGPFMRREPPFPPPPPGSMYGAPQNYYLPRDFPPPPPFAMRNVYSLRGFPPYVPLGAGFSPPPPHSE